The proteins below come from a single Thermopolyspora flexuosa genomic window:
- a CDS encoding ABC transporter ATP-binding protein yields MPTEHGHVSTIPTTPGATMQQPAPGGRPEKDRSGAGSGAAISIRGVGKEYVGDGGRVRALLPTDLEIRPGEFVVLLGPSGCGKTTLLRMLGGLITPTEGSIVIGDRPLFAEGDTEPSRDALGSLGFVFQQATLLPWRRIWKNIALPLEVKRVSRKERRRRAAELAEMVGLAAFLDHYPRALSGGMQQRVAIARALIHNPSILLMDEPFGALDAMTRDRMNVMLQELWLETGKTVVLVTHSISEAVYLADRIVLLSQRPGRIQDIVEVDFPRPRPLEITKAPRFGEIAHHLREQLGEA; encoded by the coding sequence ATGCCGACTGAACACGGCCACGTGAGCACCATCCCCACCACCCCTGGAGCGACGATGCAGCAACCCGCCCCCGGCGGACGGCCGGAGAAGGACAGGTCCGGCGCGGGCAGCGGCGCGGCGATCTCCATCCGCGGGGTCGGGAAGGAGTACGTCGGCGACGGCGGGCGGGTACGCGCCCTGCTCCCGACCGACCTGGAGATCAGGCCGGGCGAGTTCGTCGTCCTGCTCGGCCCGTCGGGCTGCGGCAAGACCACCCTGCTGCGCATGCTGGGCGGCCTCATCACCCCGACCGAGGGCTCGATCGTGATCGGCGACCGGCCGCTGTTCGCCGAGGGGGACACCGAGCCCTCCCGGGACGCGCTCGGCTCGCTCGGGTTCGTCTTCCAGCAGGCCACGCTGCTGCCCTGGCGGCGGATCTGGAAGAACATCGCCCTCCCGCTCGAGGTCAAGCGGGTGAGCCGCAAGGAGCGGCGCCGCCGGGCCGCGGAGCTCGCCGAGATGGTGGGCCTCGCCGCCTTCCTCGACCACTACCCGCGGGCGCTGTCCGGCGGCATGCAGCAGCGGGTGGCGATCGCGCGGGCGCTCATCCACAACCCGTCCATCCTGCTCATGGACGAGCCGTTCGGCGCGCTCGACGCGATGACGCGCGACCGCATGAACGTGATGCTCCAGGAGCTGTGGCTGGAGACCGGCAAGACGGTCGTGCTCGTCACCCACTCGATCTCCGAGGCGGTGTACCTGGCGGACCGGATCGTGCTGCTCTCCCAGCGGCCCGGCCGGATCCAGGACATCGTCGAGGTCGACTTCCCCCGGCCG